One genomic window of Musa acuminata AAA Group cultivar baxijiao unplaced genomic scaffold, Cavendish_Baxijiao_AAA HiC_scaffold_1137, whole genome shotgun sequence includes the following:
- the LOC135670972 gene encoding uncharacterized protein LOC135670972, with product MAFRYDSHPSTIPARVTPDRPRLATYQPQARFLLGSLQIALDWRPISPKHDSCPGHSRSPPTGDSSTPSTIPTRVDPDRPGLVTRQPQARFLPGSLQIAPDCRFQPIAVTVKKFSVSPVVFPSSAGNPNVTHERQAPPFQRPRPSKPGPANTSIPFISMDILSILNPLRVNPSLHEDADLSGPFLFLMVFGLFQLLARKFHFGIILGWFIVAALYLYVVFNMLAGRNGNLDLYRCSSLVGYCMLPMVMFSAVSLSVPHDGIVIFAMAAVSVLWSTRVCTGLLVELVACRDEHRGLVAYACCLVYMLFSLLIIF from the exons ATGGCGTTCAGGTATGACTCGCACCCAAGCACGATTCCTGctcgagtcactccagatcgcccCCGACTGGCGACCTATCAGCCCCAAGCACGATTCCtgctcgggtcgctccagatcgccctCGACTGGCGACCCATCAGCCCCAAGCACGATTCCTGCCCTGGTCACTCTAGATCGCCCCCGACTGGTGACTCGTCAACTCCAAGCACGATTCCTACCCGGGTCGATCCAGATCGCCCCGGACTGGTGACCCGTCAGCCCCAAGCAcgattcctgcccgggtcgctccagatcgctcctgaCTG CCGATTCCAACCGATTGCCGTGACGGTCAAGAAGTTCTCCGTCTCGCCAGTGGTATTCCCCTCCTCCGCCGGGAACCCCAACGTTACCCACGAGCGCCAGGCTCCGCCCTTCCAGCGTCCTCGCCCCTCGAAACCCGGCCCCGCCAACACTAGCATCCCCTTCATATCCATGGATATCCTCTCGATCCTGAACCCCCTCCGCGTGAACCCTAGTCTCCACGAGGACGCCGACCTCTCCGGCCCTTTCCTCTTCCTCATGGTCTTCGGTCTCTTCCAGCTTCTCGCCAGAAAGTTCCACTTTGGGATCATCTTGGGTTGGTTCATCGTCGCCGCTCTCTACCTCTATGTGGTCTTCAATATGCTCGCCGGACGGAACGGGAACTTGGATTTGTACCGGTGCTCGAGCCTGGTTGGGTACTGCATGCTGCCGATGGTGATGTTCTCGGCAGTGTCGCTTTCTGTGCCCCATGATGGGATTGTGATCTTCGCGATGGCAGCAGTTTCTGTGCTGTGGTCGACGAGGGTTTGCACGGGGCTTCTGGTAGAGTTGGTGGCATGTCGAGACGAACATCGCGGCCTCGTAGCCTACGCTTGCTGTCTCGTTTACATGCTCTTTTCGCTGCTCATTATATTCTGA
- the LOC135670973 gene encoding uncharacterized protein LOC135670973: protein MATLLALSQREDESLSQFMAWFATEIRGFLDAQPSLILQAFLMGLKPSRFFWSLIEKLPTTIFEMLQRANQYVVAEALVAGRHVEGKKPRFHRDHGHDTEDCRDLRNQIEALIRRGHLGCYLKSQEATPRPRGPTERQIDVISGMPVTSGSITTTRKAYARSTMEKHPRPEHEPKITFGAREVERSHHDDALVISIQIANARVKRVMVDTRSSADILYFDIFKRLDLTRGDLTPVASALTGFTGDSISPSGRNRERKQ, encoded by the exons atggccactctGCTCGCACTATCTCAGCGCGAGGAtgagtcgctctctcagttcATGGCATGGTTTGCCACCGAGATTCGGGGGTTTTTGGATGCTCAACCCTCTCTAATCTTGCAGGCCTTTTTGATGGGTctgaagccttcgaggttcttTTGGTCATTGATCGAGAAGCTACCAACGACCATCTTCGAAATGCTCCAACGCGCCAACCAGTACGTTGTCGCCGAGGCACTAGTGGCGGGGAGGCACGTAGAAGGCAAGAAGCCAAG GTTCCACCGAGACCACGGTCATGACACAGAGGACTGTCGCGACCTCCGGAATCAAATAGAGGCACTAATCCGGAGAGGCCACCTCGGATGCTACCTCAAATCCCAAGAGGCGACTCCACGCCCCAGGGGACCCACCGAGAGACAGATCGACGTCATTTCTGGCATGCCAGTAACTAGCGGCAGCATCACGACAACAAGAAAGGCCTACGCCCGCAGCACGATGGAGAAACATCCTCGGCCTGAGCACGAGCCTAAAATCACTTTTGGGGCAAGAGAGGTCGAGCGCTCCCACCATGATGAcgctttggtgatctccatccaAATCGCCAACGCTCGAGTTAAGAGGGTGATGGTTGACACCAGGAGTTCCGCCGACATTCTCTACTTCGATATCTTTAAGAGGCTCGACTTGACCAGGGGAGATCTCACCCCTGTGGCATCAGCACTTACAGGGTTCACGGGGGATTCCATCTCCCCATCGGGGAGGAACCGAGAGCGAAAACAATAA
- the LOC103974009 gene encoding serine carboxypeptidase-like 27: MRFSSLSLLARSSGSSSSSSRICLLLLVAGLAAVAAASCSPAEQQEQDRVARLPGQPRVDFAQYSGYVTVDARAGRALFYWLVEAPPSAQPAPLVLWLNGGPGCSSIAYGASEELGPFRIDSDGKTLYLNPYAWNTVANVLFLDSPAGVGFSYTNTSSDLHTSGDHRTAVDAYNFLVKWFERFPQYKHREFYIAGESYAGHYVPQLSQLVYRKKVGVENATINFRGFLVGNAVTDDYHDYVGTFEYWWTHGLISDATYRILRVRCDYQASEHPSDACVNALDTADSEMGNIDPYSIYTLPCNDHPRSLKRNLRGHYPWMSRAYDPCTERYSRIYYNRADVQRAMHANVTGIPYGWDTCSDTISENWGDSPKSMLPIYRELIAAGLRIWVFSGDTDAVVPLTATRYSIDALRLRTLEKWYPWYDHGKVGGWSQIYKGLTYVTVTGAGHEVPLHRPRQALMLFEHFLKNKPMPAQP; this comes from the exons ATGAGGTTCTCTTCCCTGTCCTTGCTTGCTCGTTCCTCgggctcttcctcttcctcctctcggaTATGCTTGCTGCTGCTGGTGGCGGGCTtagcagcggtagcggcggcttCTTGCTCGCCAGCGGAGCAGCAGGAACAGGACAGGGTGGCCCGCCTCCCCGGCCAGCCCCGCGTTGACTTCGCCCAGTACTCCGGCTACGTCACCGTCGACGCCCGCGCCGGCCGCGCTCTCTTCTACTGGCTCGTGGAGGCGCCGCCTTCCGCTCAGCCCGCGCCCCTCGTCCTCTGGCTCAACGGCGGCCCCGGGTGCTCCTCCATCGCCTACGGCGCATCCGAGGAACTCGGCCCCTTCCGGATCGATTCCGACGGGAAGACCCTCTACCTGAATCCCTACGCTTGGAACACCG TGGCGAACGTGCTGTTCTTGGACTCGCCTGCAGGCGTTGGCTTCTCGTACACTAATACTTCCTCTGATCTCCACACTTCTGGAGACCACAGAACAG ctgTGGATGCATATAATTTCCTGGTGAAATGGTTCGAGAGGTTTCCTCAGTATAAACATCGCGAATTCTACATAGCTGGAGAGAGCTATGCAG GGCATTATGTTCCTCAGCTGTCCCAGCTTGTGTACAGAAAGAAGGTCGGCGTTGAGAATGCGACCATTAATTTCAGGGGATTCCTG GTAGGCAATGCAGTGACCGATGATTACCACGATTATGTTGGAACCTTCGAGTACTGGTGGACTCATGGCCTCATCTCGGATGCCACCTACCGAATTCTGAGGGTCCGCTGCGACTACCAAGCCTCCGAACACCCTTCAGATGCATGCGTAAACGCCCTCGACACCGCAGACTCAGAGATGGGGAACATCGACCCTTACAGCATCTACACGCTTCCTTGCAACGATCATCCCCGATCTCTCAAGCGCAATCTAAGGGGTCATTAT CCTTGGATGTCCAGAGCTTACGATCCCTGCACAGAAAGGTATTCCAGGATTTACTACAACCGTGCCGATGTCCAAAGAGCGATGCATGCCAACGTTACTGGAATACCATATGGTTGGGATACATGCAG CGATACTATTAGTGAGAACTGGGGAGATTCACCCAAGTCCATGCTTCCTATTTACCGTGAACTCATTGCTGCCGGCCTAAGGATATGGGTTTTCAG TGGTGATACAGATGCTGTAGTCCCCTTAACTGCAACAAGATACTCGATTGATGCTCTCAGATTAAGAACCCTCGAGAAGTGGTACCCATGGTATGACCATGGGAAG GTTGGTGGATGGAGTCAAATCTACAAAGGCCTAACCTATGTGACTGTTACGGGAGCCGGACATGAGGTCCCTCTTCATCGTCCCCGACAAGCTCTGATGCTCTTCGAGCATTTCTTGAAGAACAAACCCATGCCGGCGCAGCCATAA
- the LOC103999868 gene encoding elongation factor 1-alpha: MGKEKVHISIVVIGHVDSGKSTTTGHLIYKLGGIDKRVIERFEKEAAEMNKRSFKYAWVLDKLKAERERGITIDIALWKFETTKYYCTVIDAPGHRDFIKNMITGTSQADCAVLIIDSTTGGFEAGISKDGQTREHALLAFTLGVKQMICCCNKMDATTPKYSKARYDEIVKEVSSYLKKVGYNPDKIPFVPISGFEGDNMIERSTNLDWYKGPTLLEALDLIQEPKRPSDKPLRLPLQDVYKIGGIGTVPVGRVETGILKPGMVVTFGPTGLTTEIKSVEMHHEALQEALPGDNVGFNVKNVAVKDLKRGFVASNSKEDPAKEAANFTSQVIIMNHPGQIGNGYAPVLDCHTSHIAVKFAEILTKIDRRSGKELEKEPKFLKNGDAGFVKMIPTKPMVVETFSQYPPLGRFAVRDMRQTVAVGVIKSVEKKDPTGAKITKAAAKKK; encoded by the exons ATGGGTAAGGAGAAGGTACACATAAGCATTGTGGTCATTGGCCATGTCGACTCTGGCAAATCGACAACTACTGgtcatcttatttacaagcttggTGGCATTGACAAGCGTGTGATCGAGAGATTTGAAAAGGAAGCTGCTGAGATGAACAAAAGATCATTCAAATATGCTTGGGTTCTTGACAAGCTTAAGGCCGAGCGAGAGCGTGGTATCACCATTGACATTGCGCTATGGAAGTTTGAGACCACAAAATATTACTGCACAGTCATTGATGCCCCTGGGCACCGAGACTTTATCAAGAATATGATCACAGGAACCTCTCAAGCTGACTGTGCTGTGCTCATTATAGACTCCACTACTGGTGGATTTGAGGCAGGTATTTCAAAGGACGGTCAGACCCGGGAACATGCTCTTCTTGCATTTACCCTTGGTGTCAAACAGATGATTTGCTGCTGCAATAAG ATGGATGCCACTACTCCAAAGTACTCCAAGGCTAGATATGACGAAATCGTGAAGGAGGTCTCTTCTTACCTCAAGAAAGTTGGTTATAATCCTGATAAGATTCCTTTTGTTCCCATTTCTGGTTTTGAGGGTGATAACATGATTGAGAGGTCCACCAACCTAGATTGGTACAAGGGTCCCACCCTTCTCGAGGCCCTTGACTTGATCCAAGAGCCAAAGAGACCCTCAGACAAGCCTCTTCGCCTTCCTCTACAGGATGTCTACAAGATTGGTGGCATTGGAACTGTCCCTGTGGGTCGAGTAGAGACTGGCATCCTTAAGCCTGGTATGGTTGTCACTTTTGGTCCTACTGGGCTTACAACTGAAATTAAGTCTGTGGAAATGCACCACGAGGCATTGCAAGAGGCCCTCCCCGGCGACAATGTTGGGTTCAATGTTAAGAATGTTGCTGTCAAGGATCTTAAGCGTGGCTTTGTTGCTTCTAACTCCAAGGAAGATCCTGCAAAGGAGGCAGCTAACTTCACTTCTCAGGTTATCATCATGAACCATCCTGGTCAGATCGGCAATGGTTATGCACCTGTGCTTGATTGCCACACCTCTCACATTGCTGTCAAGTTTGCCGAGATTCTTACCAAGATTGACAGGCGATCTGGGAAGGAGCTCGAGAAGGAGCCAAAGTTCTTGAAGAACGGCGATGCCGGTTTTGTCAAGATGATTCCTACCAAGCCCATGGTTGTCGAGACCTTTTCCCAGTATCCACCCCTTGGTCGTTTCGCCGTGAGGGATATGAGGCAAACAGTGGCCGTGGGTGTCATCAAGAGTGTTGAGAAGAAGGATCCAACCGGTGCTAAAATTACAAAGGCTGCTGCCAAGAAGAAATGA